A section of the Hemitrygon akajei chromosome 8, sHemAka1.3, whole genome shotgun sequence genome encodes:
- the pigw gene encoding phosphatidylinositol-glycan biosynthesis class W protein: MEQKEYKEAFVSNLNGTTLTENSVALISCALCVVYRGLVLIYFFGGATESVWRKFLFIDFVLLVVPPVFYCTVLSDVLHWIVLGLVAVLVISIFQVYCQRQRSTHQNFKKVMAGLLETSLDMDHIPFVTLYRVYVNILTSICILAVDFPIFPRRLAKAETYGTGYMDFGTAAFVFSNALVSPEARQRNKIVAHSKLVSAVKQILAVWPLVFLGLARLISVKTVNYHEHVSEYGLHWNFFFTLAIVRILSSFILILCPVRRSWILSCGIAICYQLLLETTDLKQFILHGSDGKDTRDGFINANREGLFSMFGYVSIYMAGVQTGIFIMKKRMLVIDWIKIQGCLAVSTLLLLLLLHVCEVLTEPVSRRLANLSYVIWTVEQSLFFISVKMLADLVLVFVKFLSGMTNVPCSWNILLDSAQHRKERTLLKNNVVEKVDKTTIRFCLIDAISRNQLLFFLQSNVLTGLVNLTVDTVHTNTFISLFVLLVYTLCNCIFVYILHINDITLKFW, from the coding sequence ATGGAACAAAAAGAATACAAAGAAGCCTTTGTCAGTAACCTGAATGGTACTACTCTGACTGAGAATTCAGTGGCTTTGATTTCATGTGCATTATGTGTTGTCTACCGAGGACTggttttaatatatttctttggAGGAGCCACAGAATCGGTGTGGAGAAAATTCCTGTTCATTGACTTTGTTTTACTGGTGGTCCCACCTGTATTCTACTGCACTGTTTTGTCGGATGTGCTTCACTGGATAGTGCTGGGTCTAGTAGCTGTTTTGGTGATATCTATATTTCAGGTATACTGTCAGAGACAAAGGAGTACTCATCAGAACTTCAAAAAAGTCATGGCAGGTCTTTTGGAAACCAGTCTGGATATGGATCATATTCCGTTTGTCACCTTGTATCGAGTATATGTTAACATACTGACTAGCATCTGCATTCTAGCTGTGGACTTCCCAATATTTCCAAGACGTCTTGCTAAAGCTGAAACGTATGGCACTGGGTATATGGATTTTGGTACAGCAGCTTTTGTATTTTCGAATGCACTTGTTTCTCCTGAGGCGAGACAGAGGAACAAAATTGTAGCACATTCTAAATTAGTTTCTGCAGTGAAACAGATATTAGCAGTCTGGCCATTAGTTTTCTTGGGATTAGCTCGTCTAATTAGTGTTAAGACTGTGAATTATCATGAGCATGTCTCTGAATATGGTTTGCACTGGAATTTCTTTTTCACACTGGCAATAGTTAGGATCCTATCATCTTTTATTTTGATATTATGTCCTGTAAGAAGATCATGGATTCTGTCATGTGGCATTGCTATATGTTATCAATTACTCCTTGAAACAACAGATTTGAAACAATTCATATTACATGGCAGTGATGGCAAGGATACCAGGGATGGGTTCATTAACGCTAATAGAGAAGGACTCTTTTCAATGTTTGGATATGTATCTATTTACATGGCTGGTGTTCAGACTGGCATTTTTATTATGAAGAAGAGGATGTTGGTAATAGACTGGATAAAAATTCAGGGTTGCCTTGCAGTGAGCACGTTGCTGTTATTGTTACTGTTGCATGTGTGTGAGGTACTCACAGAACCTGTATCGCGCCGGTTGGCGAATCTCAGTTATGTCATATGGACAGTTGAGCAGAGTTTATTTTTTATCAGTGTGAAAATGCTTGCTGATTTAGTGCTGGTATTTGTCAAATTTCTCTCAGGGATGACTAACGTGCCGTGTTCGTGGAACATTTTACTGGATTCTGCCCAACACAGAAAAGAAAGGACTTTGTTAAAAAACAATGTTGTGGAAAAAGTAGATAAAACCACAATACGTTTCTGTCTTATCGATGCCATAAGCAGAAACCAACTACTGTTTTTCCTGCAATCTAATGTTTTGACAGGTTTGGTGAATCTTACCGTCGATACTGTTCATACCAACACATTTATTTCCCTATTTGTACTGTTGGTTTATACATTATGCAATTGTATCTTTGTATATATTTTGCATATCAATGACATTACTTTAAAGTTCTGGTGA
- the myo19 gene encoding unconventional myosin-XIX isoform X2, with protein sequence MAVCNTNRAMAARQTNGFRDSQKTLDYTTLNHAAKEEIKAFLINEDELHQIDDLTKVNPVTTVTVLKCLQARYAAGVFYTNAGCTLVGLNPFQSVPNLYSSEVMKEYHNVTQPQDLKPHIFVVAEQAFRNVQSHIEPINQSLIVSGESGAGKTWTSRCLMNYFATVAASNSSIKCQENVERIEKRVLDSNPVMEAFGNASTLRNHNSSRFGKYIQLHLNRSQQLQGASVQTYLLEKTRVAYQAPHERNFHIFYQIVKGATEEQKSEWGLSEATEFFWLPNSEKVLEEKQFDETKNAMLHLGIDHDTQLNVFRILVGLLHLGNVQFSSLVDDSYPCDLKAEAKSFLSTTANLLKISQEDLLEQIRIRTIIAGRQQQIFKKPCSKMECETRKDCVAKVIYAKLFDWLVNVINGSICSHSFGWTNFIGLLDVYGFESFPQNNLEQLCINYANEKLQQHFVAHYLKAQQEEYTSEGLEWSFVNYQDNQRCLDLIEGSPSSIFSLLNEGSRLNRNSDENQFKTRLQTALANNHCLSWDVFSNVPNFIVAHYAGKVKYQIEGMLEKNKDPVPPELVQLLQTSQDALLMELFPIEEKEHNDTKVQNKAFTVVSKFKGSLESLMHILNNTTPHYIRCIKPNMDCKPFLFRSEEIFTQLEACGLVETVSISAAGFPIRVPYQHFLKRYGLLGKYSQANLQSLPSINGCFFTKKSKGALSTDGSSETLQSTVQDILTNVLAGQSVSSFQNPAVNGLCHTKVHCGKTKLFMTHNTLA encoded by the exons ATGGCCGTCTGTAACACTAACCGAGCCATGGCAGCACGCCAG ACTAATGGCTTCAGAGATTCCCAAAAGACTCTAGATTACACTACATTGAATCATGCAGCCAAAGAAGAGATAAAAGCTTTTCTCATTAATGAAGATGAGTTGCACCAGATTGATGATCTGACTAAAGTCAACCCAGTAACAACTGTCACAG TTTTAAAATGTCTCCAGGCAAGATATGCAGCTGGTGTTTTTTACACTAATGCAGGTTGTACATTAGTGGGTCTAAATCCAttccagtctgtgccaaacttGTATTCCTCTGAGGTCATGAAAGAATACCACAATGTGACTCAACCACAG GACTTGAAACCTCACATCTTCGTAGTGGCTGAACAAGCCTTCAGGAATGTGCAGAGTCACATTGAACCAATTAACCAATCACTaatagtcagtggagagagtGGTGCTGGAAAG ACCTGGACGTCGCGTTGCCTTATGAATTACTTTGCCACAGTTGCTGCCTCAAACTCTTCTATAAAGTGCCAAGAAAATGTGGAACGAATAGAAAAGAGAGTATTGGACTCCAATCCAGTGATGGAGGCATTTG GAAATGCATCCACGCTAAGGAATCACAACAGTAGCCGATTTGGAAAGTACATCCAACTCCATTTAAACAG ATCTCAGCAGTTGCAGGGAGCTTCTGTGCAAACGTACCTGTTGGAGAAAACAAGAGTTGCCTATCAAGCTCCTCATGAAAGAAATTTTCACATTTTTTATCAG ATAGTGAAAGGAGCCACTGAGGAACAGAAATCAGAATGGGGTCTTTCCGAAGCAACAGAGTTCTTCTGGTTACCAAATTCTGAGAAGGTTTTAGAAG AGAAACAGTTTGATGAAACCAAAAATGCTATGCTGCATTTGGGTATTGATCATGACACACAACTTAATGTTTTCAGG ATTTTGGTTGGTCTTCTGCATCTTGGCAATGTGCAGTTCAGCTCTCTGGTGGATGACTCTTATCCTTGTGATCTCAAAGCAGAAGCTAAGA GCTTTCTTTCAACCACTGCAAATCTGCTGAAAATTTCTCAGGAAGACCTTTTGGAACAGATCAGAATTCGAACTATAATAGCAGGCAGACAGCAACAAATCTTTAAAAAACCATGCTCTAAAATGGAATGTGAGACAAGAAAGGACTGTGTAGCCAAAGTTATTTATGCAAA GCTGTTTGACTGGCTGGTAAATGTTATAAATGGCTCTATTTGTTCACATTCTTTTGGATGGACCAATTTTATAG GTCTTCTAGATGTATATGGATTTGAATCATTTCCACAGAATAACCTGGAGCAACTTTGCATTAACTATGCAAACGAGAAACTTCAGCAGCACTTTGTTGCACACTATCTTAAGGCACAGCAG GAGGAATATACCTCGGAGGGTTTAGAGTGGTCCTTTGTCAATTACCAAGATAACCAGAGGTGTTTGGATCTGATTGAAGGGAGTCCCTCCAGCATATTCTCCCTTTTAAACGAG GGGAGCCGTCTTAATCGAAATTCAGATGAAAACCAATTCAAAACCCGCTTACAGACAGCTTTGGCAAATAATCATTGTTTGAGCTGGGATGTGTTCAGCAATGTTCCAAACTTCATTGTGGCTCATTATGCTGGAAAGGTCAAGTACCAGATTGAGGGAATGCTGGAAAAGAACAAG GATCCTGTACCACCAGAACTGGTGCAGTTGTTGCAGACATCCCAGGATGCCCTGCTAATGGAGCTATTTCCCATTGAAGAGAAAGAACACAATGACACTAAAGTTCAGAATAAAGCATTTACTGTGGTCTCCAAATTTAAG GGTTCACTCGAAAGTCTCATGCATATTTTGAACAACACTACACCTCACTACATCAGATGCATCAAACCTAATATGGATTGCAAGCCCTTTCTTTTCAGATCAGAGGAG ATTTTTACCCAGCTAGAAGCCTGTGGTTTAGTTGAAACAGTTAGCATAAGTGCAGCTGGGTTCCCCATTAG AGTCCCATACCAGCATTTTCTGAAACGTTATGGACTTCTGGGAAAATACAGCCAAGCTAATTTACAAAGTTTACCAAGCATTAATGGATGCTTTTTTACAAAAAAATCGAAAG GTGCACTATCaacagatggcagcagtgagacacTGCAGTCCACTGTGCAGGACATTCTCACTAATGTATTAGCTGGACAAAGTGTATCATCATTCCAGAACCCAGCTGTGAATGGGTTGTGTCACACAAAAGTGCACTGTGGCAAAACAAAATTGTTCATGACCCACAATACG